CCCAATTGAAAACGGATTCCAAGGCTCGATGCTCACAAACTCCATAATAGGGTTATTGTCACTCGGAAGCTTTTCAAAATCAGGCCAAACTTGCCAATTGAAGATGTGTGTTCTCAGTACTTCAATCGTTTTTGGAAGGGCATATACTTTTAGTGAACCGTCTAAATGACCGAAAAGATTAGAAATGAAAGCCGGTAAAAAGCAAATATGGTCCATATGGCCATGTGTCAGAACCACATGCTTAATTTTACGCATCTCCGCTAACGGAAGCTCACCAAGTCCCGAGCCTGCGTCTATCAAGATATGCTCGTTTAGGCGTATACAGGTGCTTCCCGAACTTCCACCAACACCACCGCTACAACCCAGAATTTGTATGTTCATGGCTCACCTCATTGAGCTGTTGCAGAGGATGCCCGTGGTTTGTATCCCGGTAACTCATGGATATTCACGTCATCGATTTGATCTGGCTGTAAATATTTTTCAGCGTAGCGCATGTAAACCTGTTTATCGATAAATAAGTTAAATAAATCAGGGTCTAAGTGCTTATTCTCAACCATTTTTCCCATAATGGTAAGTGTTTGCGAGAGGGGCATCGGTTTTTTATAGGTGCGCTCGGGTGCAGTTAATGCTTCAAACACATCTGCGATTCCCATGATTCTTGCAGGGACCGACATTTGTTCTCGCGTGAGGCCCAATGGGTAACCCGTTCCGTCCATGCGTTCGTGGTGGCCACCTGCAAATTCAGGAACACGCTTTAAGTGTTTGGGAAAGGGAAGTTGGTTCAACATATTAATGGTATGAACCATGTGGTCTTCCATTATCTTGCGTTCGTCGTCAGTGAGGGTGCCACGTCGAATGGAAAGGTTCTTTAGTTCATCCTCAGTCATCACCGTTTGTTCACGGCCATCAATGGTTGTGTAATTGAGCTTAGCAATTTCATTCAGTTTCGCTAAGTCACCGTCGGCCATGAACTCTCCGCCTTTGTTACATTTTCTGAGGAATTCTACGGCATCTTGAAAGTAGGCATCGCCAAGTTCCGGGTGCTCTCGGCGCACACATTCCAAGCGTGCCTCAACGGCGTGGATACGATCGCAGATCGTTTCAAGCTTGGTCGATTTCTCTACTACATGCGGCGGCGTCACAATTTTTCCACAATCGTGCATCCATGCGGCCGTGCGCAGTTCATACATTTCCTCTGCGGTCATCGAAAAGCCTTCAATGCCAGGGTAGTTAGAGCCACTCGCAGCCTCTGCGATCATGAGGGTCGCATCAGGTACTC
This genomic interval from Idiomarinaceae bacterium HL-53 contains the following:
- a CDS encoding HD-GYP domain, c-di-GMP phosphodiesterase class II (or its inactivated variant); protein product: MSTPQSNQTELQLVQRLNQIGIALSAERDETKLLELILTSAREITHADGGTLYSVQQEGEDPYKRKLSFTLVQNDTLHVHLGGTGDPIDNRFPDLPCYQEDETPNNRMVAVYAVNSEQTVCIEDAYEEKGFDFTGTKKFDENTGYRSQSMLVVPMRNHENEIIAALQLLNKKDEQGQTCSFSAADIEIVSSLASQAAVALTNRRLINDLHHLFDSFTQVIASAIDAKSPQTGAHCRRVPDATLMIAEAASGSNYPGIEGFSMTAEEMYELRTAAWMHDCGKIVTPPHVVEKSTKLETICDRIHAVEARLECVRREHPELGDAYFQDAVEFLRKCNKGGEFMADGDLAKLNEIAKLNYTTIDGREQTVMTEDELKNLSIRRGTLTDDERKIMEDHMVHTINMLNQLPFPKHLKRVPEFAGGHHERMDGTGYPLGLTREQMSVPARIMGIADVFEALTAPERTYKKPMPLSQTLTIMGKMVENKHLDPDLFNLFIDKQVYMRYAEKYLQPDQIDDVNIHELPGYKPRASSATAQ
- a CDS encoding Ribonuclease BN, tRNA processing enzyme, which encodes MNIQILGCSGGVGGSSGSTCIRLNEHILIDAGSGLGELPLAEMRKIKHVVLTHGHMDHICFLPAFISNLFGHLDGSLKVYALPKTIEVLRTHIFNWQVWPDFEKLPSDNNPIMEFVSIEPWNPFSIGDIQFTPFSVEHTVPTVGYSVQNQDTHFVFAADTKCNDVLLDQLNRLPPIDIFMAECAFPDHATEMAEISGHLTPATLKKTVAALAVQPQHIWVTHLKPAYEEELRYTFAQDPECQHWHVLS